The following proteins are encoded in a genomic region of uncultured Ilyobacter sp.:
- a CDS encoding shikimate kinase yields MNNNIFLIGFMGSGKSTVGHILSEKLGYSFVDTDSIVEKDWEMSISTMFEEHGENYFREREYKALKKVIENKNQVVSTGGGIVTYEKSRELLEGQEVYYIDVDSETVYQRLKSDNTRPLLKNCSFEKMSDLLSFRKTIYENTCTRKIDGKKEPQKVAEDIIFNMSLIHDKP; encoded by the coding sequence ATGAATAATAATATTTTTTTAATAGGTTTTATGGGATCTGGGAAAAGCACCGTTGGTCATATTCTCTCGGAAAAATTGGGGTATTCCTTTGTGGACACTGACAGTATAGTAGAAAAAGACTGGGAAATGTCTATCTCTACAATGTTTGAAGAACACGGGGAAAATTATTTTAGAGAGAGAGAGTATAAGGCTCTGAAAAAAGTTATAGAAAATAAAAATCAGGTTGTTTCTACAGGAGGCGGCATAGTCACATATGAAAAAAGCAGGGAACTTTTAGAGGGGCAGGAGGTATATTATATCGACGTGGATTCTGAAACTGTGTATCAGAGGCTAAAATCTGACAACACTAGACCCCTTCTGAAAAACTGTTCTTTTGAAAAAATGTCTGACTTGTTGTCTTTTAGGAAGACTATCTATGAAAATACCTGTACAAGGAAAATTGATGGAAAAAAAGAGCCACAAAAGGTGGCAGAGGATATAATTTTTAACATGAGTTTGATTCACGATAAACCTTGA
- a CDS encoding chorismate synthase produces the protein MNSFGRMFRVSIYGESHGKGVGVLIDGCPAGIPVDKEDFMGDLSRRKAGGAGSTKRIESDEPVIISGICDGHTTGAPINIHFVNGDTRSKDYGLFRRMPRPGHSDFVAMKKYNGNNDIRGGGHFSGRLTLALVAAGVVAKKILQGSKLSAKLVQVGKTDVRTATEKEIDNILTHVQESGDSIGGIVEFTGVNLPVGLGEPFFGSVESHISSMVFSVPAVKGIEFGAGFEGVKLKGSQYNDSIIDASGKTATNNNGGINGGIANGNPVVFRVVIKPTPSIYLPQETYNFEEGKMDTLQIHGRHDACIAKRATVVVENAAAIALADLFLINKSSQI, from the coding sequence ATGAATAGTTTCGGTAGAATGTTTAGGGTATCCATATACGGAGAGTCCCACGGAAAGGGAGTGGGTGTCCTTATAGATGGTTGTCCTGCAGGTATTCCTGTGGATAAAGAGGACTTCATGGGAGATTTATCTAGAAGAAAAGCAGGGGGAGCAGGTAGTACCAAAAGAATAGAAAGTGATGAACCTGTTATTATTTCAGGTATATGCGACGGGCACACCACAGGAGCCCCTATAAACATACATTTTGTAAATGGAGATACCAGATCAAAGGATTACGGCCTTTTTAGGAGGATGCCTAGACCTGGCCACTCTGATTTCGTTGCCATGAAAAAGTATAATGGCAACAACGATATAAGGGGAGGAGGACACTTCTCTGGAAGACTAACACTTGCCCTTGTGGCAGCAGGAGTAGTTGCCAAAAAAATACTCCAAGGTTCTAAACTCAGTGCTAAGTTGGTACAGGTTGGGAAAACTGATGTAAGAACTGCAACTGAAAAGGAAATAGACAATATTCTCACACATGTCCAGGAAAGTGGCGACTCTATAGGGGGGATAGTTGAATTCACAGGTGTTAATCTTCCTGTAGGTTTAGGCGAACCTTTCTTTGGTTCGGTAGAGTCACATATTTCATCTATGGTTTTTTCTGTTCCTGCTGTAAAAGGTATCGAATTTGGTGCAGGTTTTGAAGGGGTAAAGCTAAAGGGAAGTCAGTATAATGATTCTATAATTGATGCCAGTGGAAAGACGGCGACAAACAACAATGGAGGGATAAACGGCGGGATAGCCAACGGAAATCCAGTAGTTTTTAGGGTGGTTATAAAACCGACTCCTAGTATCTATCTTCCCCAGGAGACTTATAACTTTGAAGAGGGAAAGATGGACACCCTGCAGATACACGGACGGCATGATGCGTGTATAGCAAAGAGAGCCACTGTAGTGGTAGAAAATGCAGCGGCCATAGCATTGGCAGATTTATTTCTTATCAATAAAAGCAGTCAGATATAG
- a CDS encoding aminotransferase class I/II-fold pyridoxal phosphate-dependent enzyme encodes MKSLLTENSKDKMVEDTVFKVVAEAMNAAKIHGDKVVNATLGSLSDEEGNLVTMKSVWDEYKDIDVKELASYSASFRGEADFIEAVEKWVFQGVKKDFSTGIVATPGGSGAVSTTLRNYLGRGETLLLPEIGWGPYWLMSKEFGFEIEEYSLFHGEAFDMQSFKEKCEAIMEKQGRVLAVINDPCHNPTGYSLTSEEWKNLVDFMNELSKKGPVVLLDDIAYMDFSNNRETITKSMEELNGRNENFLVIFAFSISKTLTAYGLRVGAQVAVSSSQQVIDDFVRANEISARAVWSNIPKGGMKLFARLILDENKREALTRERNFYIDLLKDRSDIFMKEAKEVGLPVYPYKEGFFVTIKVEDSERQKEIQKKLKEKLIYTILVNKGIRVAVCSLPKRKIKGLAGRIKEAF; translated from the coding sequence ATGAAAAGTCTCCTGACAGAAAATTCAAAAGACAAAATGGTAGAAGATACAGTATTTAAAGTAGTAGCAGAAGCCATGAATGCAGCAAAAATCCACGGGGACAAGGTAGTAAATGCTACTCTCGGTTCCCTCTCAGATGAAGAGGGAAACCTTGTTACGATGAAAAGCGTCTGGGACGAGTATAAGGACATAGATGTGAAGGAACTGGCTTCTTATTCAGCCTCTTTTAGGGGGGAAGCTGATTTTATAGAGGCCGTAGAAAAATGGGTTTTTCAGGGAGTAAAAAAAGACTTTTCTACTGGAATTGTAGCCACACCTGGTGGAAGTGGTGCAGTTAGTACAACCCTTAGAAATTATCTTGGAAGAGGAGAAACACTACTCTTACCAGAAATAGGATGGGGACCTTACTGGCTAATGTCCAAAGAGTTTGGATTCGAGATAGAGGAATACTCTCTCTTTCATGGAGAAGCCTTTGATATGCAATCCTTTAAAGAAAAATGTGAAGCTATAATGGAAAAGCAGGGAAGGGTATTAGCTGTAATAAATGATCCCTGTCACAATCCTACAGGCTATTCCCTCACATCAGAGGAATGGAAAAATTTAGTAGATTTCATGAATGAACTGAGTAAAAAAGGCCCTGTAGTTTTACTTGACGACATTGCCTATATGGATTTTTCAAATAATAGAGAAACAATAACTAAGTCAATGGAAGAATTAAACGGTAGAAATGAAAATTTCCTGGTTATTTTTGCTTTTAGTATCTCTAAGACTCTCACAGCCTATGGTTTAAGGGTAGGTGCACAGGTGGCAGTCTCCTCGTCTCAGCAGGTAATAGATGACTTTGTAAGGGCAAACGAGATAAGTGCTAGGGCAGTATGGTCAAATATACCTAAGGGTGGAATGAAACTATTTGCCAGGCTGATATTAGACGAAAACAAAAGAGAAGCTTTGACAAGGGAAAGAAACTTTTATATAGACCTTTTAAAAGACAGATCAGATATTTTTATGAAGGAAGCAAAAGAGGTAGGTCTTCCTGTCTACCCCTATAAAGAGGGCTTCTTTGTGACAATTAAAGTAGAAGACAGTGAGAGGCAAAAAGAGATTCAAAAGAAGCTAAAAGAAAAGCTAATATACACAATCCTAGTCAATAAGGGCATAAGGGTGGCAGTTTGCTCCCTTCCTAAGAGAAAGATAAAGGGACTTGCAGGAAGAATAAAGGAGGCATTTTAG
- a CDS encoding bifunctional chorismate mutase/prephenate dehydratase, translating into MVKDLKTLRDEIEIIDKEMIKLYLRRMEIVKDVALYKQENGMEVLDRSRELELLDKTSSLVPDKDLRGYYRELLEKQMELSRDYQRKILGLKTKVAYQGVEGAFQHIALREIFEKCEENSYLTFEEVFRAVSSKEVDFGVLPIENSSTGEISEIFDLLRKYNCYITRVHSLKIEQHLLGIKGAKISDIKEVYSHPQGFLQSSKFLYGRGWKEIPYHNTAVSAKYVSDQRDKTKGTIGSYETASLYNLDILAESINTNDQNQTKFIVISSEKPKTGDTCALILTVPHESGSLMKIVDSIGRRGYNMLNIKSRPVKNVPWEYFFFIEFQGDMDNSEELIEELKENSLSFKVVGRYQKPEGIK; encoded by the coding sequence ATGGTTAAAGATCTAAAAACCCTAAGAGATGAAATAGAAATCATAGACAAAGAGATGATAAAACTCTATTTGAGAAGAATGGAGATAGTAAAAGATGTTGCTCTTTATAAACAGGAGAATGGAATGGAAGTTCTTGACAGGTCTAGGGAGCTAGAACTTCTTGATAAAACCTCGTCACTTGTTCCTGATAAAGACCTAAGAGGGTATTACAGAGAACTTTTAGAAAAGCAGATGGAACTTTCTAGAGATTATCAGAGAAAAATTCTAGGACTTAAAACAAAGGTAGCATACCAAGGCGTAGAGGGAGCATTTCAGCATATTGCTCTCAGAGAGATTTTTGAAAAGTGTGAGGAAAACTCTTATCTTACTTTTGAAGAGGTATTCAGAGCTGTATCGAGCAAAGAAGTGGATTTCGGTGTACTTCCTATAGAAAATTCAAGTACAGGTGAGATCAGTGAAATTTTTGACCTTTTGAGAAAGTATAACTGCTATATAACCAGGGTACACTCTCTAAAAATTGAGCAGCATCTATTGGGAATAAAGGGTGCAAAAATTTCTGACATAAAGGAAGTTTACTCTCATCCCCAGGGGTTTCTTCAGTCATCTAAATTCCTCTATGGAAGAGGATGGAAGGAGATACCATATCACAACACCGCAGTAAGTGCAAAATATGTAAGTGACCAAAGGGATAAAACCAAGGGAACAATAGGAAGCTATGAGACTGCTAGTCTCTATAACCTAGATATATTGGCAGAAAGCATAAATACCAATGATCAAAATCAGACTAAATTTATTGTTATATCCTCAGAAAAACCAAAGACAGGAGATACATGTGCCCTGATATTGACAGTTCCTCATGAATCTGGATCGCTGATGAAGATTGTAGATTCTATAGGTAGACGAGGCTATAACATGCTAAATATAAAATCAAGGCCAGTAAAAAATGTACCTTGGGAATATTTTTTCTTTATTGAGTTCCAGGGAGACATGGATAACTCAGAAGAACTTATAGAGGAATTAAAAGAAAACAGCCTATCTTTTAAGGTTGTAGGTAGATATCAGAAGCCGGAGGGAATAAAATGA
- the aroA gene encoding 3-phosphoshikimate 1-carboxyvinyltransferase has protein sequence MDIKIIPGKLNGEVIIPPSKSLSHRAIIAGAMAKGKSSVTNLIMSDDIEATIEAMEALGVSISKGEHEVEIEGTGTLVRKESTINCRESGSTVRFLVPISLLADGEVTFIGEGRLAKRPLTTFFNIFNDFGVKYERGEDYLPLTIKGKLTGGRYKMKGNVSSQFITGLMYTLPKLKEDSVIEITTPLESIGYVDLTLDMLKKSGIEIENKDYKEFHIKGNQEFKPVNYRVEGDYSQGAFWMVAATLGAGLDCIGLEKESLQGDKEILDIITKMGGTVKNTDKGLTSEFIKTNGAVIDLSQCPDLGPIVTVMASVSEGETRIVNAQRLRIKESDRITAMVTELNKVGADITETEDGMIIRGVKKLKGGATVSSWNDHRIAMAMAVASTQCEEPIIIEGAESVKKSYPHFWEHFKQLGGKVEVL, from the coding sequence ATGGATATCAAAATAATACCTGGGAAGTTGAACGGAGAGGTTATAATACCGCCTTCAAAAAGCCTTTCTCACAGAGCTATAATAGCAGGGGCTATGGCTAAAGGAAAGAGCAGTGTAACAAATCTTATTATGTCAGATGATATAGAGGCCACTATAGAGGCTATGGAAGCTTTGGGGGTTAGTATTTCTAAGGGGGAACATGAAGTAGAGATAGAAGGGACAGGAACCCTGGTAAGAAAAGAAAGCACAATTAACTGCAGAGAATCAGGTTCTACTGTTAGATTTCTTGTGCCTATCTCATTGTTGGCTGATGGAGAAGTAACTTTTATAGGTGAGGGTAGATTAGCCAAAAGACCTCTCACAACTTTCTTTAATATCTTCAACGATTTTGGTGTTAAGTATGAAAGAGGAGAGGATTATCTTCCTCTGACTATAAAGGGTAAACTTACAGGTGGAAGATACAAGATGAAGGGAAATGTGAGCTCACAGTTTATCACTGGACTCATGTATACACTTCCAAAGTTAAAAGAAGATTCTGTAATAGAGATAACAACACCTTTAGAGTCTATAGGATACGTGGATCTAACTCTGGATATGCTTAAAAAATCTGGAATTGAAATCGAAAACAAAGACTATAAAGAGTTTCATATAAAAGGAAACCAGGAATTTAAACCTGTTAATTATCGTGTAGAGGGAGATTATTCTCAAGGTGCCTTTTGGATGGTAGCTGCCACTTTAGGAGCCGGTCTAGACTGTATAGGTCTTGAAAAAGAGTCCCTTCAAGGGGATAAAGAGATCCTTGACATAATTACTAAAATGGGTGGTACAGTTAAAAATACAGATAAGGGTCTAACATCTGAATTTATCAAAACAAATGGTGCAGTAATTGACCTGTCTCAGTGTCCAGATCTAGGTCCTATCGTAACTGTAATGGCATCAGTAAGTGAAGGGGAGACAAGAATAGTAAACGCTCAGAGACTTCGTATAAAAGAGTCTGACAGAATCACAGCCATGGTTACTGAGCTAAATAAAGTAGGGGCAGACATAACAGAGACAGAAGACGGTATGATCATAAGAGGAGTAAAAAAATTAAAAGGCGGGGCAACGGTATCTAGCTGGAATGACCATAGAATAGCAATGGCAATGGCTGTAGCTTCTACTCAGTGTGAAGAGCCTATAATTATAGAGGGTGCAGAGTCGGTGAAAAAATCTTACCCTCACTTCTGGGAGCACTTTAAACAGTTAGGTGGAAAGGTCGAGGTATTATAA
- a CDS encoding prephenate dehydrogenase, which produces MRIAVIGLGLIGASVSKGLLDNGHEVYGVDIDIDAINYCEKNKLITKGFSDMGEVLEICEIVLFSVYPKTMISITEKYIDKFKKGTIVTDVSGVKKEVVAKMQGLLPPGVEFVGVHPMAGREKIGAEYSDPNIFKGANYIITPTEENSQAALEVLESIGVELGFKKISYLTPERHDEMIAFTSQLTHAIAVALVNSDKDPDTYNFTGDSYRELTRIAMINGDLWSELFLENKENLIDRIEEFQDRLDIIKEALKNSDRKTLITEFEKSTKKRLTLEK; this is translated from the coding sequence ATGAGAATAGCAGTTATAGGTCTAGGATTGATAGGAGCTTCTGTATCAAAGGGGCTTCTTGATAATGGTCATGAGGTTTATGGAGTTGACATAGACATAGACGCCATAAACTACTGTGAAAAAAATAAGCTTATAACAAAGGGCTTTTCCGACATGGGAGAGGTACTAGAGATATGCGAAATTGTACTTTTTTCTGTCTATCCCAAAACCATGATAAGCATCACTGAAAAATATATAGATAAATTCAAAAAGGGAACCATAGTAACAGACGTGAGCGGAGTAAAAAAGGAAGTCGTTGCAAAAATGCAGGGACTCCTTCCGCCAGGCGTTGAATTTGTTGGAGTTCATCCAATGGCAGGCCGTGAAAAAATCGGGGCAGAATATTCTGACCCCAATATTTTCAAGGGAGCAAACTATATAATAACACCTACAGAAGAAAACAGCCAGGCTGCTTTAGAGGTTTTAGAGTCTATAGGAGTAGAGCTCGGATTTAAAAAAATAAGTTACCTGACTCCTGAAAGGCACGATGAGATGATAGCTTTTACAAGTCAGCTGACCCACGCAATAGCAGTGGCACTTGTAAACAGTGATAAGGATCCTGATACATATAATTTCACCGGGGATTCCTATAGGGAGCTTACCAGAATAGCCATGATTAATGGCGACCTTTGGAGCGAGCTTTTTTTGGAAAACAAAGAAAATCTTATAGATAGAATCGAGGAATTTCAAGATAGATTGGATATAATAAAAGAGGCACTGAAAAACAGTGACAGAAAAACTCTCATTACAGAGTTTGAGAAATCTACTAAAAAAAGACTTACTTTGGAAAAATAA
- the aroF gene encoding 3-deoxy-7-phosphoheptulonate synthase, which translates to MVIKMRKDSGEKELKHLVEFLQKKGLEVKDASSSEFKVVGVVGDTSVIDVKDIEALSGVDKVTRIQDPFKKANRLMKSEDTVIDVSGVKIGGGTFTVMAGPCSVETREQILEVANSVQKSGAQILRGGAFKPRTSPYAFQGLEMEGLELLKEARKETGLPIVTEIMSPSHVDKFAEEVDIIQVGARNMQNFDLLKELGRINKPILLKRGMSATIEEWLMSAEYIMAGGNENVILCERGIRTFEKYTRNTLDLSAVLAVKKLSHLPVIVDPSHATGKRWMVKDLALAAAAVGADGLMIEVHNDPENALCDGAQSLEPKAFDDLMKSVNSLVTALRSTGE; encoded by the coding sequence ATGGTAATCAAAATGAGAAAAGATTCAGGAGAAAAGGAGTTGAAGCATTTAGTGGAGTTTTTACAAAAGAAAGGTCTAGAGGTAAAGGATGCTTCTAGCTCTGAATTTAAAGTAGTAGGAGTGGTAGGGGACACTTCTGTGATAGATGTAAAAGATATAGAGGCTCTAAGTGGAGTGGACAAAGTGACAAGAATACAGGATCCATTCAAAAAAGCCAATAGATTGATGAAAAGCGAAGATACAGTAATCGACGTATCTGGAGTGAAGATAGGCGGAGGAACATTTACAGTGATGGCTGGGCCTTGTTCTGTAGAAACTAGAGAACAGATCTTAGAGGTAGCCAACTCTGTACAAAAATCAGGAGCACAAATCTTGAGGGGTGGAGCATTTAAACCTAGAACATCACCTTACGCTTTCCAAGGTCTTGAAATGGAAGGTCTTGAACTTCTAAAAGAGGCCAGAAAAGAAACTGGTCTTCCAATAGTTACTGAGATAATGTCTCCTTCTCACGTAGATAAATTTGCAGAAGAGGTGGATATAATCCAAGTAGGAGCAAGAAATATGCAAAACTTTGATCTATTGAAAGAGCTTGGAAGAATCAATAAGCCTATCCTTTTAAAGAGGGGTATGTCTGCAACTATAGAGGAATGGCTAATGTCAGCTGAATACATAATGGCTGGTGGAAATGAAAATGTAATTCTTTGTGAAAGAGGAATAAGAACCTTTGAAAAATACACTAGAAACACCCTTGATCTAAGTGCAGTTCTAGCTGTAAAGAAACTAAGTCACCTTCCTGTAATAGTTGATCCAAGTCATGCTACAGGGAAAAGATGGATGGTAAAAGATCTCGCTCTTGCAGCTGCAGCAGTTGGAGCAGACGGACTTATGATAGAGGTTCACAACGATCCTGAAAATGCTCTTTGTGACGGAGCACAGTCTCTAGAGCCAAAAGCATTTGATGATTTAATGAAATCTGTAAATAGCTTAGTTACAGCACTGAGAAGCACAGGAGAATAA
- a CDS encoding DJ-1 family glyoxalase III: MKKVYLLLAEGFETIEALAPVDILRRCGIEVVTLSVGDSKKVVSSQNIPVEADKLLSSEDYLDGDMLILPGGSPGYENLGKSYKVIDLSREYLNSSEKFLGAICGAPSVLDEAGLLKGKKIICHYGVKDLIKDGILVDEKVIQDGNLITASGAGLGIDFGLKLAEVLVGPEKVEDVKKKMTII, encoded by the coding sequence ATGAAAAAAGTTTATCTTTTACTTGCAGAAGGTTTTGAAACTATAGAGGCCCTTGCACCTGTAGATATTCTTAGGAGATGTGGTATAGAGGTTGTAACCCTTTCTGTAGGTGATTCAAAAAAGGTAGTTTCATCACAAAATATTCCTGTAGAGGCTGATAAACTCCTCTCTTCAGAAGATTATTTAGACGGAGATATGCTTATACTCCCAGGAGGCTCTCCTGGATATGAGAACCTAGGTAAATCTTATAAAGTAATCGACCTTTCTAGAGAATACTTAAATTCTTCTGAAAAGTTTTTAGGTGCCATCTGCGGAGCTCCCTCTGTCTTAGATGAAGCAGGGCTTCTCAAAGGAAAAAAAATCATCTGTCATTACGGTGTAAAAGACCTGATAAAAGACGGTATACTGGTAGATGAAAAAGTTATCCAAGACGGGAATTTGATTACAGCAAGCGGCGCAGGTCTAGGAATAGATTTTGGTCTAAAACTTGCAGAGGTATTAGTGGGACCAGAAAAGGTAGAGGACGTAAAAAAGAAGATGACTATAATATAA
- the ahpC gene encoding alkyl hydroperoxide reductase subunit C, whose product MSLIGKKIEEFKVQAFHDGKFREVSNEVLKGQWSVFFFYPADFTFVCPTELGDLADNYEKFREIGAELYSVSTDTHFVHKAWHDASDTIKKIKFPMLSDPTGSLSRQFEVMIEDSGLALRGTFIINPEGEIKAYEVHDLGIGRDADELLRKVQAAQFVAAHGDQVCPAKWKPGEETLKPNLDLIGKL is encoded by the coding sequence ATGTCACTAATAGGCAAAAAGATAGAAGAGTTTAAAGTTCAGGCTTTTCACGATGGTAAGTTCAGAGAGGTAAGTAACGAAGTTTTAAAAGGACAATGGTCGGTATTTTTCTTTTATCCTGCAGATTTTACATTTGTATGTCCTACTGAACTAGGAGACCTTGCAGACAATTATGAAAAATTCAGAGAAATTGGAGCAGAGTTATATTCTGTGTCAACAGATACCCATTTCGTGCACAAGGCTTGGCACGATGCTTCAGATACTATAAAAAAGATAAAATTCCCTATGCTTTCTGATCCTACTGGGTCTCTTTCTAGACAATTTGAGGTCATGATAGAGGATTCAGGCCTGGCTCTAAGGGGGACATTTATAATTAATCCTGAGGGAGAGATAAAGGCATATGAAGTCCATGATCTAGGAATAGGAAGGGACGCCGATGAGTTATTGAGGAAGGTTCAGGCAGCACAGTTTGTAGCAGCCCATGGTGATCAGGTTTGTCCGGCAAAATGGAAACCTGGAGAAGAGACTTTGAAACCCAACTTGGATCTCATAGGAAAACTTTAA
- a CDS encoding FAD-dependent oxidoreductase, producing MEKIYDVIILGGGPAGLSAGLYAGRARLDTVIIEKGIAGGQAATTSDIDNYPGVRNAKGPEVSEVMRNQAEDFGAEFINGDILEVDFSGEIKIVKTSGGEYRGRSVIISTGARPKKLGFPGEAEYTGRGVAYCATCDGEFFTDLEVFVIGAGYAAAEEAIYLTRFAKKVTVIAREPEFTCAKSIAERVFENKKIEVIFNTEIVEASGDEMINYAKFRNNVTKEAWEYKSGENFGIFVFIGYEPITEKFQGHVKMDDAGYIPTDENMKTDIDGVYAAGDLRPKMLRQVVTAVADGAIAATAAERYVSEFKRKSRKSESEKPKAKAPKEKDVIKDKKPGILKEEIASQLREVFQKMEKNVTLVTIVDESVKKSLELKEVLEEISELGDKLKLEVYKRGENPEIEEKINADKYPVVAFLDSEGRYRGVKFHGIPGGHELNSFVMSIYNLAGPGQGITSEILEKIKEIDKKVNIKVGVSLTCHHCPDAVIAAQRLAIENENIEAEMIDVLQFADIRSKYNIMSVPAIIINDSEVSFGAKKIEEIIEMIKR from the coding sequence ATGGAAAAAATATATGATGTAATAATATTAGGTGGAGGACCTGCTGGTCTTTCGGCCGGGTTGTATGCAGGTAGAGCTAGACTTGATACAGTTATAATAGAAAAGGGTATAGCCGGCGGACAGGCTGCGACAACTTCTGATATTGATAATTATCCTGGTGTGAGAAATGCCAAGGGACCTGAAGTTTCTGAAGTAATGAGAAATCAGGCTGAGGATTTTGGTGCTGAGTTTATTAATGGAGATATATTGGAAGTGGATTTTTCCGGTGAAATAAAAATTGTAAAAACCAGCGGCGGAGAATATAGGGGAAGGTCTGTGATAATATCTACAGGTGCTAGGCCAAAAAAGTTAGGTTTCCCAGGAGAAGCAGAGTATACAGGAAGAGGAGTGGCCTACTGTGCCACATGTGACGGAGAGTTTTTCACAGACTTAGAAGTATTTGTAATTGGTGCAGGTTATGCAGCTGCTGAGGAAGCAATTTACCTCACTAGATTTGCAAAAAAAGTTACCGTTATAGCCAGGGAGCCTGAGTTTACATGTGCTAAGTCCATCGCAGAAAGGGTCTTTGAAAACAAAAAAATAGAGGTTATATTCAACACCGAAATAGTAGAGGCCTCTGGTGACGAGATGATAAATTATGCAAAATTCAGAAATAACGTCACAAAAGAAGCCTGGGAATACAAGTCTGGGGAAAATTTTGGAATATTTGTCTTTATAGGATATGAGCCTATCACAGAAAAATTTCAGGGGCATGTAAAGATGGACGATGCTGGGTATATACCTACAGATGAAAATATGAAAACTGATATAGATGGAGTCTACGCTGCAGGGGATCTCAGGCCAAAAATGCTTAGACAGGTAGTTACGGCTGTGGCTGACGGGGCCATAGCAGCTACAGCTGCAGAAAGATATGTGTCGGAATTTAAAAGAAAATCCAGAAAATCTGAGTCCGAAAAACCAAAGGCAAAGGCCCCAAAGGAAAAAGATGTAATAAAAGATAAGAAACCTGGAATTTTGAAAGAGGAAATAGCCTCTCAGTTGAGGGAAGTATTCCAAAAAATGGAAAAAAATGTCACTCTAGTTACAATCGTAGATGAAAGTGTAAAGAAATCCCTAGAACTAAAAGAAGTTCTTGAAGAGATAAGTGAGCTTGGGGATAAACTGAAACTAGAAGTTTATAAAAGAGGAGAAAACCCAGAGATAGAGGAAAAAATAAACGCAGATAAATATCCTGTAGTGGCGTTCCTTGATAGCGAGGGAAGGTATAGGGGTGTTAAATTCCACGGAATACCTGGAGGACATGAACTCAATTCCTTTGTGATGTCTATTTATAATCTAGCAGGCCCAGGGCAGGGAATAACTTCTGAGATTCTGGAAAAGATAAAAGAGATAGATAAAAAGGTAAATATAAAGGTGGGGGTATCCCTTACCTGCCATCACTGCCCCGATGCTGTGATAGCTGCCCAGAGGCTAGCCATTGAAAATGAGAATATAGAGGCTGAGATGATAGATGTTTTGCAGTTTGCAGACATTAGATCAAAATATAACATAATGAGTGTTCCAGCCATAATTATAAATGACAGCGAAGTATCCTTCGGAGCAAAAAAAATAGAAGAAATAATTGAAATGATAAAAAGATAA